In Quercus robur chromosome 10, dhQueRobu3.1, whole genome shotgun sequence, a genomic segment contains:
- the LOC126702326 gene encoding uncharacterized protein LOC126702326 isoform X2 yields the protein MASLPHGNMNCSILCNREAVSFVGLPALPYLRPRARAFEGLVRGRLNQSLYRKETSLFLGKGSNHMLSKKLIFSIPRRSTASNSSGNGNDSTDQAKKPFGYTRKDVLLIGVGVTVIGVGLKTGLEFVGVDPLQAGNVVQLVLVLGLTVGWISTYIFRVSNKEMTYAQQLRDYENKVMEKRLEGLTEAELEALLEQVEEEKRRVASGDQVN from the exons ATGGCTAGTCTTCCCCATGGAAATATGAATTGCAGCATTTTATGCAATAGAGAAGCGGTTTCCTTCGTGGGTTTGCCTGCTCTTCCATATTTGCGGCCAAGGGCGAGAGCTTTTGAAGGTTTGGTTAGAG GAAGACTTAATCAAAGCTTATATAGAAAGGaaacttctctttttcttggaAAAGGATCCAACCACATGTTGTCAAAGAAATTGATCTTTTCCATCCCTAGAAGGAGCACTGCTTCAAACTCCAGTGGTAATGGCAATGACTCCACTGATCAGGCCAAG AAACCTTTTGGTTACACGAGGAAGGATGTTTTACTGATAGGAGTTGGAGTTACTGTCATTGGCGTTGGCTTGAAAACTGGATTGGAG TTTGTAGGTGTTGATCCTCTACAAGCTGGAAATGTAGTTCAGCTGGTACTGGTTTTGGGTCTAACAGTTGGTTGGATCTCAACATATATATTTAGAGTTTCAAACAAAGAAATGACATATGCTCAACAATTACGAGACTATGAAAACAAAGTCATGGAG AAGCGGCTAGAGGGCCTGACAGAAGCAGAGCTGGAAGCATTGCTTGAACAAGTTGAGGAAGAGAAGAGACGCGTAGCTAGTGGTGACCAGGTTAATTAA
- the LOC126702326 gene encoding uncharacterized protein LOC126702326 isoform X3: protein MASLPHGNMNCSILCNREAVSFVGLPALPYLRPRARAFEGLVRGSNHMLSKKLIFSIPRRSTASNSSGNGNDSTDQAKQKPFGYTRKDVLLIGVGVTVIGVGLKTGLEFVGVDPLQAGNVVQLVLVLGLTVGWISTYIFRVSNKEMTYAQQLRDYENKVMEKRLEGLTEAELEALLEQVEEEKRRVASGDQVN, encoded by the exons ATGGCTAGTCTTCCCCATGGAAATATGAATTGCAGCATTTTATGCAATAGAGAAGCGGTTTCCTTCGTGGGTTTGCCTGCTCTTCCATATTTGCGGCCAAGGGCGAGAGCTTTTGAAGGTTTGGTTAGAG GATCCAACCACATGTTGTCAAAGAAATTGATCTTTTCCATCCCTAGAAGGAGCACTGCTTCAAACTCCAGTGGTAATGGCAATGACTCCACTGATCAGGCCAAG CAGAAACCTTTTGGTTACACGAGGAAGGATGTTTTACTGATAGGAGTTGGAGTTACTGTCATTGGCGTTGGCTTGAAAACTGGATTGGAG TTTGTAGGTGTTGATCCTCTACAAGCTGGAAATGTAGTTCAGCTGGTACTGGTTTTGGGTCTAACAGTTGGTTGGATCTCAACATATATATTTAGAGTTTCAAACAAAGAAATGACATATGCTCAACAATTACGAGACTATGAAAACAAAGTCATGGAG AAGCGGCTAGAGGGCCTGACAGAAGCAGAGCTGGAAGCATTGCTTGAACAAGTTGAGGAAGAGAAGAGACGCGTAGCTAGTGGTGACCAGGTTAATTAA
- the LOC126702326 gene encoding uncharacterized protein LOC126702326 isoform X4 gives MASLPHGNMNCSILCNREAVSFVGLPALPYLRPRARAFEGLVRGSNHMLSKKLIFSIPRRSTASNSSGNGNDSTDQAKKPFGYTRKDVLLIGVGVTVIGVGLKTGLEFVGVDPLQAGNVVQLVLVLGLTVGWISTYIFRVSNKEMTYAQQLRDYENKVMEKRLEGLTEAELEALLEQVEEEKRRVASGDQVN, from the exons ATGGCTAGTCTTCCCCATGGAAATATGAATTGCAGCATTTTATGCAATAGAGAAGCGGTTTCCTTCGTGGGTTTGCCTGCTCTTCCATATTTGCGGCCAAGGGCGAGAGCTTTTGAAGGTTTGGTTAGAG GATCCAACCACATGTTGTCAAAGAAATTGATCTTTTCCATCCCTAGAAGGAGCACTGCTTCAAACTCCAGTGGTAATGGCAATGACTCCACTGATCAGGCCAAG AAACCTTTTGGTTACACGAGGAAGGATGTTTTACTGATAGGAGTTGGAGTTACTGTCATTGGCGTTGGCTTGAAAACTGGATTGGAG TTTGTAGGTGTTGATCCTCTACAAGCTGGAAATGTAGTTCAGCTGGTACTGGTTTTGGGTCTAACAGTTGGTTGGATCTCAACATATATATTTAGAGTTTCAAACAAAGAAATGACATATGCTCAACAATTACGAGACTATGAAAACAAAGTCATGGAG AAGCGGCTAGAGGGCCTGACAGAAGCAGAGCTGGAAGCATTGCTTGAACAAGTTGAGGAAGAGAAGAGACGCGTAGCTAGTGGTGACCAGGTTAATTAA
- the LOC126702326 gene encoding uncharacterized protein LOC126702326 isoform X1: protein MASLPHGNMNCSILCNREAVSFVGLPALPYLRPRARAFEGLVRGRLNQSLYRKETSLFLGKGSNHMLSKKLIFSIPRRSTASNSSGNGNDSTDQAKQKPFGYTRKDVLLIGVGVTVIGVGLKTGLEFVGVDPLQAGNVVQLVLVLGLTVGWISTYIFRVSNKEMTYAQQLRDYENKVMEKRLEGLTEAELEALLEQVEEEKRRVASGDQVN from the exons ATGGCTAGTCTTCCCCATGGAAATATGAATTGCAGCATTTTATGCAATAGAGAAGCGGTTTCCTTCGTGGGTTTGCCTGCTCTTCCATATTTGCGGCCAAGGGCGAGAGCTTTTGAAGGTTTGGTTAGAG GAAGACTTAATCAAAGCTTATATAGAAAGGaaacttctctttttcttggaAAAGGATCCAACCACATGTTGTCAAAGAAATTGATCTTTTCCATCCCTAGAAGGAGCACTGCTTCAAACTCCAGTGGTAATGGCAATGACTCCACTGATCAGGCCAAG CAGAAACCTTTTGGTTACACGAGGAAGGATGTTTTACTGATAGGAGTTGGAGTTACTGTCATTGGCGTTGGCTTGAAAACTGGATTGGAG TTTGTAGGTGTTGATCCTCTACAAGCTGGAAATGTAGTTCAGCTGGTACTGGTTTTGGGTCTAACAGTTGGTTGGATCTCAACATATATATTTAGAGTTTCAAACAAAGAAATGACATATGCTCAACAATTACGAGACTATGAAAACAAAGTCATGGAG AAGCGGCTAGAGGGCCTGACAGAAGCAGAGCTGGAAGCATTGCTTGAACAAGTTGAGGAAGAGAAGAGACGCGTAGCTAGTGGTGACCAGGTTAATTAA